One stretch of Rhipicephalus sanguineus isolate Rsan-2018 chromosome 10, BIME_Rsan_1.4, whole genome shotgun sequence DNA includes these proteins:
- the LOC119407111 gene encoding serine/threonine-protein kinase Sgk2 isoform X1, with the protein MLEIFRETVDMGRFWTSTSGCVEVTGRRYRMSDALAEPKLLRIHHNGSTPPPHTTASVTNSEIQEKNKKFTVYKVVVTVDGHSWFVLRRYNDFSKLLDIIKKQFPGCHLKLPGKKLFGNNFSPDFIRSRRQGLDEFIQKLVTDEKLMQNQDVRAFLNVDKNLSMKEAAEEEENSGQGAEAPEPVDLGSTEKPHVKPSDFEFLKVIGKGSFGRVLLARHKVEKQFYAIKVLQKKMILKRNERNHIMSERNVLLKNLDHPFLVGLHYSFQTPVKLYFVLDYVNGGELFFHLQKERTFAEPRARFYAAEITSALSYLHSQGIVYRDLKPENILLDAQGHVVLTDFGLCKEGIREKETTNTFCGTPEYLAPEVLRKEAYDRTVDWWCLGAVLYEMLYGLPPFYSRDTVEMYDNILHKQLRLRTNISAAARDILEKLLQKEKRLRLGNADDGNEVKRHDFFNPINWQDLEAKRIPPPYKPSLSGIMDMKNIDPDFVKEPIPASVGKSQTLSASVQDADTAFIGFSYAPPLDINAC; encoded by the exons ATGTTGGAGATATTCCGCGAGACAGTTGACATGGGTCGATTCTGGACTTCCACGAGTGGTTGCGTTGAAGTGACGGGCAGGA GATACAGAATGTCGGACGCGCTAGCGGAGCCAAAACTGCTTCGTATCCACCACAACGGTTCCACGCCGCCACCGCACACAACTGCTTCGGTCACCAACTCGGAGATAcaggaaaagaacaaaaaattcacG GTGTACAAAGTCGTAGTGACCGTCGACGGGCATTCGTGGTTCGTGCTCAGGAGGTACAATGACTTCAGCAAGCTTCTGGACATT ATCAAGAAGCAGTTTCCCGGCTGCCATCTCAAGCTTCCCGGCAAGAAGCTCTTTGGGAACAACTTCAGCCCCGACTTCATCCGGAGCAGGCGTCAAGGACTGGACGAGTTCATCCAGAAGCTTGTCACAGATGAGAAGCTGATGCAGAA CCAAGACGTCAGGGCCTTTCTCAATGTTGACAAGAACTTGAGCATGAAAGAAGCGGCCGAGGAAGAGGAAAACAGTGGGCAAGGTGCCGAGGCTCCCGAGCCG GTTGACCTTGGCTCTACAGAAAAACCTCA CGTAAAGCCAAGCGATTTCGAATTCCTCAAAGTGATCGGCAAAGGCAGCTTCGGGCGAGTTCTGTTGGCGAGGCACAAAGTGGAGAAGCAGTTTTACGCCATCAAG GTGCTGCAGAAGAAGATGATCCTCAAGCGAAACGAACGCAACCACATAATGTCCGAGCGGAATGTGCTCCTGAAGAACCTGGACCACCCGTTCCTCGTGGGACTGCACTACTCTTTCCAGACGCCCGTCAAACTCTACTTCGTCCTGGATTACGTCAACGGCGGAGAG ctCTTCTTTCATCTTCAGAAGGAGAGGACGTTTGCAGAGCCCAGAGCTCGGTTTTACGCTGCCGAAATTACGAGTGCTCTTTCGTACTTACATTCTCAAGGTATAGTGTACAG AGATCTGAAACCAGAAAACATCTTGCTCGACGCACAG GGTCATGTGGTGCTCACCGACTTTGGCCTCTGCAAAGAAGGTATCAGGGAAAAGGAGACGACGAACACGTTCTGCGGAACGCCCGAG TACCTGGCCCCGGAGGTCCTACGGAAGGAAGCTTACGACCGCACAGTAGACTGGTGGTGTTTGGGAGCCGTGCTGTACGAAATGCTTTACGGCCTG CCACCATTTTACAGCCGGGATACGGTGGAAATGTACGACAACATCCTCCACAAGCAGTTGCGACTGCGTACGAACATCTCTGCAGCGGCGCGAGACATCCTCGAAAAG CTTTTGCAGAAAGAGAAGCGGTTGCGCCTGGGTAACGCGGACGACGGCAACGAGGTGAAGCGACACGACTTCTTCAACCCGATCAACTGGCAGGACTTGGAAGCCAAGCGAATACCTCCTCCCTACAAGCCGAGTCTG tcTGGAATAATGGACATGAAGAACATTGATCCAGATTTTGTCAAGGAGCCAATACCTG
- the LOC119407111 gene encoding serine/threonine-protein kinase Sgk2 isoform X2: MSDALAEPKLLRIHHNGSTPPPHTTASVTNSEIQEKNKKFTVYKVVVTVDGHSWFVLRRYNDFSKLLDIIKKQFPGCHLKLPGKKLFGNNFSPDFIRSRRQGLDEFIQKLVTDEKLMQNQDVRAFLNVDKNLSMKEAAEEEENSGQGAEAPEPVDLGSTEKPHVKPSDFEFLKVIGKGSFGRVLLARHKVEKQFYAIKVLQKKMILKRNERNHIMSERNVLLKNLDHPFLVGLHYSFQTPVKLYFVLDYVNGGELFFHLQKERTFAEPRARFYAAEITSALSYLHSQGIVYRDLKPENILLDAQGHVVLTDFGLCKEGIREKETTNTFCGTPEYLAPEVLRKEAYDRTVDWWCLGAVLYEMLYGLPPFYSRDTVEMYDNILHKQLRLRTNISAAARDILEKLLQKEKRLRLGNADDGNEVKRHDFFNPINWQDLEAKRIPPPYKPSLSGIMDMKNIDPDFVKEPIPASVGKSQTLSASVQDADTAFIGFSYAPPLDINAC, from the exons ATGTCGGACGCGCTAGCGGAGCCAAAACTGCTTCGTATCCACCACAACGGTTCCACGCCGCCACCGCACACAACTGCTTCGGTCACCAACTCGGAGATAcaggaaaagaacaaaaaattcacG GTGTACAAAGTCGTAGTGACCGTCGACGGGCATTCGTGGTTCGTGCTCAGGAGGTACAATGACTTCAGCAAGCTTCTGGACATT ATCAAGAAGCAGTTTCCCGGCTGCCATCTCAAGCTTCCCGGCAAGAAGCTCTTTGGGAACAACTTCAGCCCCGACTTCATCCGGAGCAGGCGTCAAGGACTGGACGAGTTCATCCAGAAGCTTGTCACAGATGAGAAGCTGATGCAGAA CCAAGACGTCAGGGCCTTTCTCAATGTTGACAAGAACTTGAGCATGAAAGAAGCGGCCGAGGAAGAGGAAAACAGTGGGCAAGGTGCCGAGGCTCCCGAGCCG GTTGACCTTGGCTCTACAGAAAAACCTCA CGTAAAGCCAAGCGATTTCGAATTCCTCAAAGTGATCGGCAAAGGCAGCTTCGGGCGAGTTCTGTTGGCGAGGCACAAAGTGGAGAAGCAGTTTTACGCCATCAAG GTGCTGCAGAAGAAGATGATCCTCAAGCGAAACGAACGCAACCACATAATGTCCGAGCGGAATGTGCTCCTGAAGAACCTGGACCACCCGTTCCTCGTGGGACTGCACTACTCTTTCCAGACGCCCGTCAAACTCTACTTCGTCCTGGATTACGTCAACGGCGGAGAG ctCTTCTTTCATCTTCAGAAGGAGAGGACGTTTGCAGAGCCCAGAGCTCGGTTTTACGCTGCCGAAATTACGAGTGCTCTTTCGTACTTACATTCTCAAGGTATAGTGTACAG AGATCTGAAACCAGAAAACATCTTGCTCGACGCACAG GGTCATGTGGTGCTCACCGACTTTGGCCTCTGCAAAGAAGGTATCAGGGAAAAGGAGACGACGAACACGTTCTGCGGAACGCCCGAG TACCTGGCCCCGGAGGTCCTACGGAAGGAAGCTTACGACCGCACAGTAGACTGGTGGTGTTTGGGAGCCGTGCTGTACGAAATGCTTTACGGCCTG CCACCATTTTACAGCCGGGATACGGTGGAAATGTACGACAACATCCTCCACAAGCAGTTGCGACTGCGTACGAACATCTCTGCAGCGGCGCGAGACATCCTCGAAAAG CTTTTGCAGAAAGAGAAGCGGTTGCGCCTGGGTAACGCGGACGACGGCAACGAGGTGAAGCGACACGACTTCTTCAACCCGATCAACTGGCAGGACTTGGAAGCCAAGCGAATACCTCCTCCCTACAAGCCGAGTCTG tcTGGAATAATGGACATGAAGAACATTGATCCAGATTTTGTCAAGGAGCCAATACCTG